One part of the Sporocytophaga myxococcoides DSM 11118 genome encodes these proteins:
- a CDS encoding SPFH domain-containing protein, producing MGLFDKFKGEFIDVVEWLDNTQDTMVYRFERYNNELKHGAQLTVRPGQVAVLVNEGNLVADLFNPGRHELTTSNMPIMTTLNSWKYGFNSPFKAEVYFFNMKEFVDMKWGVKEPVYYTDPRFGIDIEARAFGTYSFKFKDPKMFLERFSATNGVYPTDYITGQLRSILVMEFTDKLNESGIPANKLAGNLKELSDILHPMINASIEAKYGLTLPTFLVESISLTEEDKRRLKMISEKMALGDSSTFVQQDLLDSMKISAKQGGGNPGVDMLGMMMGMNMMNQNNNPQQMNKGSMPPPLPVAAYFVAVNGQQTGPFDVNQLSQFAAQGQFTAKSMVWKSGMPAWALAEQIPELSAIFNNTPPPIPPPIPQS from the coding sequence ATGGGATTATTTGACAAATTTAAAGGTGAGTTTATCGATGTCGTTGAATGGCTTGATAATACTCAGGATACTATGGTTTACCGTTTTGAGCGGTACAACAACGAGTTAAAGCATGGTGCACAACTTACTGTGAGGCCAGGCCAGGTAGCAGTTTTGGTAAATGAAGGAAATCTTGTGGCTGACCTCTTTAACCCTGGCAGGCACGAACTGACTACCAGTAATATGCCTATCATGACGACACTAAACAGCTGGAAGTATGGTTTTAACAGCCCTTTCAAAGCTGAGGTGTATTTCTTCAATATGAAGGAATTTGTCGATATGAAATGGGGAGTGAAAGAACCTGTATATTATACAGATCCACGCTTTGGTATTGATATAGAGGCAAGAGCGTTTGGGACTTACAGCTTTAAGTTCAAAGATCCGAAAATGTTTCTTGAAAGGTTTTCTGCAACAAATGGAGTTTATCCTACAGACTACATTACCGGACAGTTAAGAAGTATCCTGGTGATGGAGTTTACAGATAAACTGAATGAATCAGGAATCCCTGCAAATAAACTGGCTGGAAATCTCAAAGAGTTGTCTGATATTCTGCATCCGATGATCAATGCGAGTATTGAGGCAAAATATGGCCTCACGCTTCCTACTTTCCTGGTTGAAAGCATTTCACTTACTGAAGAAGATAAGCGCAGGCTGAAGATGATAAGTGAAAAAATGGCATTGGGTGATAGCAGTACTTTCGTGCAGCAGGATCTGTTGGATTCCATGAAAATCTCCGCAAAACAGGGTGGTGGAAATCCTGGTGTAGATATGCTTGGAATGATGATGGGGATGAACATGATGAATCAGAACAATAACCCTCAGCAGATGAATAAAGGCAGTATGCCTCCTCCTTTGCCGGTGGCAGCATATTTCGTTGCTGTAAACGGCCAACAGACAGGGCCTTTTGATGTAAATCAATTATCTCAGTTTGCTGCTCAAGGGCAGTTCACTGCTAAGTCTATGGTTTGGAAGAGCGGTATGCCAGCCTGGGCCTTGGCTGAA
- the ribD gene encoding bifunctional diaminohydroxyphosphoribosylaminopyrimidine deaminase/5-amino-6-(5-phosphoribosylamino)uracil reductase RibD, which produces MEEIFMRRAFDLAANGRGKVSPNPMVGCVIIKDGIVIGEGWHMAYGGPHAEVNAIASVADKTLLNGADIYVTLEPCAHYGKTPPCAELLIKYPFRKVIIANTDPNPLVAGKGIQLLKDYGLEVITGILSEYGDRLNARFFTFIQKKRPYVILKWAETSDGFVAHSDYSSKWISGRISRKLVHKWRTEEDAIAVGKNTALYDNPQLNTRDWPGKNPIRVIIDRNLELPSNLNLFDGSQKTFCYNLLKDEESNNVIYVKVPEDNFIQTLLDDLYKRKVQSVIIEGGSVLLNLFISEGLYDEVRIFKAPHTFENGIPAPGMRGKPEEIIKVEEDELWVYYKK; this is translated from the coding sequence ATGGAAGAGATATTTATGCGACGTGCTTTCGACCTGGCAGCAAATGGCCGAGGAAAGGTTAGTCCAAATCCGATGGTAGGATGTGTTATTATAAAAGACGGAATTGTGATCGGAGAAGGCTGGCATATGGCTTACGGAGGACCACATGCTGAGGTAAATGCCATTGCATCTGTTGCTGATAAAACCTTGCTAAACGGAGCTGACATTTATGTAACTCTTGAGCCTTGTGCACACTACGGCAAAACTCCTCCTTGTGCAGAATTGCTGATAAAATACCCTTTTAGAAAAGTCATTATTGCTAATACAGATCCAAACCCTTTAGTTGCCGGAAAAGGGATTCAATTGCTGAAGGATTATGGTTTGGAAGTGATTACGGGAATTTTAAGCGAATACGGAGATAGACTCAATGCTCGGTTCTTTACATTTATTCAGAAAAAAAGACCTTATGTAATCCTGAAGTGGGCGGAAACCTCTGATGGTTTCGTTGCGCATAGCGATTATTCATCCAAATGGATCAGCGGAAGGATTTCAAGGAAACTTGTACACAAATGGAGAACAGAAGAAGATGCTATTGCAGTTGGAAAAAATACTGCTTTATATGACAATCCTCAATTGAACACTCGTGACTGGCCTGGCAAAAATCCGATAAGAGTTATTATTGACCGCAACCTGGAACTGCCTTCTAATCTTAATCTTTTCGATGGTTCTCAAAAAACTTTCTGCTATAACCTTCTAAAGGATGAAGAAAGCAATAATGTCATTTATGTAAAGGTTCCTGAAGACAACTTCATACAAACTTTGCTTGATGATCTATACAAGCGGAAAGTACAATCTGTCATTATTGAAGGGGGATCTGTCCTTTTAAATCTTTTCATTTCGGAAGGACTTTATGATGAAGTAAGAATATTTAAGGCTCCACATACGTTTGAGAATGGTATACCTGCTCCAGGTATGAGAGGCAAACCCGAAGAAATAATTAAGGTTGAAGAGGATGAACTTTGGGTTTATTACAAAAAATAA